A genomic region of Pristiophorus japonicus isolate sPriJap1 chromosome 20, sPriJap1.hap1, whole genome shotgun sequence contains the following coding sequences:
- the mrps2 gene encoding small ribosomal subunit protein uS2m, whose product MRLLQSVLPRLGCFAARSCPLVPVSSHRPKGQLYGRAVGPLPATPGTLPASPGTLPASLVPSQAVNEGLLTDPLKHPDFFHVHELFTLKDLFDARVHYGHKRDCRHRLMEPYLFGCRLQQDIIDLDQCVVHLQQALNFTAHCAYRKGIILFVSRTRQFAHLIENTAQESGEYAHTRYWQGGLLTNAHVQYDTGVRLPDLIVFLSTLNNVFDQHVAVRDAAKMNIPTVGIVDSNCNPSLITYPIPGNDDSPSAVKLYCKLFKMTIRRAKDKRLQMDLLHGIQKELTK is encoded by the exons ATGCGGCTCCTGCAGAGCG tGCTGCCGCGATTGGGCTGTTTCGctgcccgctcctgcccactggtgCCAGTTTCCAGCCACCGCCCGAAAGGACAACTGTACGGACGTGCTGTGGGGCCGCTCCCAGCCACACCGGGGACCCTCCCAGCCTCACCTGGGACCCTCCCAGCTTCCCTGGTGCCTTCGCAAGCAG TGAATGAAGGACTATTGACTGACCCCCTGAAACATCCAGACTTCTTCCACGTCCATGAACTCTTCACTCTCAAAGACCTCTTCGATGCCAGGGTGCATTATGGTCACAAGAGAGACTGTCGGCACAG GCTAATGGAACCGTATCTGTTTGGCTGCCGACTGCAGCAGGACATCATCGACTTGGATCAGTGTGTTGTTCACCTTCAGCAGGCGCTGAACTTCACCGCTCATTGTGCGTATCGGAAAGGGATCATTCTGTTTGTGAGTCGCACCCGTCAATTTGCTCACCTGATAGAGAACACTGCGCAGGAGAGCGGGGAGTATGCACACACCAGATACTGGCAGGGTGGACTGCTGACCAACGCGCATGTCCAGTACGACACTGGTGTGCGTCTGCCTGATCTCATTGTTTTTCTCAGCACCTTGAACAATGTCTTTGACCAGCACGTTGCTGTGCGAGATGCTGCCAAGATGAATATTCCAACGGTGGGGATAGTGGACAGTAACTGTAATCCGAGTCTCATTACTTACCCCATTCCGGGAAATGATGACTCTCCTTCGGCAGTTAAACTCTATTGTAAACTTTTTAAAATGACCATTCGCCGGGCAAAAGACAAGAGGCTTCAAATGGACCTTCTGCACGGAATCCAGAAAGAATTGACCAAATGA